In Cottoperca gobio chromosome 19, fCotGob3.1, whole genome shotgun sequence, the genomic window gggtctccaagaaggccgaatactccgaactgctgttcGGTGCAtaagcacaaacaacagttagagttttcccccccataacccgcaGACGTAGGGGAGGCGATCCTCTCGTCCACCGGAGTTAACTCCAACATAGCGctgctcagccggggacttgtgagtatccccacacccgcccgatgcctcacaccttgggtAACTctagagaagaatagagtccaacccctatcaaggagtacagttccagaaccaagactgtgcgtagaggtaagccccaccagattaaactggtagcgctccacctcccgcactagttccggctccttcccccacagagagatgacgttccacgtccccagagccagcttCTGCTGCCCGAGTCTGGTccatcgaggtccctgaccataactgccacccatgtgacagcgaaCCCGACCCCAGccttttttcccatgagtggtgggctcacaggatggatggatgggaggcaccacgtagcttcttcgggctgtgcccggccgggctccgtggcaaacccggccaccaggcgctcgctgtcaggccctccctctgggcctgacaacaacaacaacaaatacaacaacacaaataaaacagacatgcaCGTGTTCATAGATCCTGCTTTGAATTACTTCATTTTTATTCTGGTTTTTTTCAATTTCTCATTTCCCATTATAATTTTGCTTTGTTTATCGTATTTAACGAGTTCAACGTACAGTTTGACAGTTGTATTACTTTTtagtatactatatagtatatagtataagTTTGAGAGTCGTAATATTCCTTAAATTCACATAAAATTCCAGTGAAattgcattttgcatttatgtatgtaacatttaccatataatcaatatgttttcaattaattcaatgttatatttataatgttcaAAATGTGTAATGACATTTTTTCACTCAATTTTGATATTATGATTAGTTGTACACAATTTGTTAATCGTTCATTAAAGTCCTAAAAGTAACTGAAAGTATACAAtggtaaatacatttgttgaagatgtttttaatataacagTGAGTTGGCTTCTGACCGCTCATTATCCGGGCATCTGATTGGTTGTCACATTGCATCACATGACGGAAGAATCCAGGAAGTATTTTGGTTACCAAAGGCGGAAGCGTATATTTTACTGAACCTGAAAGTGTTTTTAGGAGAAAACCTTGTTAACGAGGAGCAACACGGTTGTAACTAACTATTCACAGGGCGGAGTGGATATTGTTTTTCGTTGTTGGTAAGAACGCTCACGTGTTATTTGTTTCCTTTGAGTAATTTTTCGAGGTTAGCAATGCTAACTGAGCTTTAGCCTCATAGCTAACTCCcagttggttttgtttttatctggtCATTCGGTCAAAGTTAGGATCAGCAGGTTATTCAGTTTGTTTGGAGGTTGTTATCGTTGTGTTGTGaattaaaataagtatttatgaTCTATTATCTAGACTTTGTTTATCAGCATGTGATGTTGACTCCAAAATATGGCGATGCAATATAattccagctgtgtgtgtgtcaagtcAGTTATATGATTAACTGTTAAACCTTTCTTAGGTTTCTCACCTTTCACACACAGTTTCTCCAATGATCTAAATCATTATTAATAACGTTAATACTGTCAGGTGGGTATGTGACTGGTGACAACTACACTGTGCTGAAAACATTTTAGTTCTAATTGTTacttattgttttaaaatgtttgcacaGCATTTctatattaattaaattaaaacctTCATATGTAGTACTATGTGACAATACGTTACTACATGTAGCCTACATCTTGCccgattattaaaatatttattacagACCGTTTTTATCAAAGTACTTATTTCAGTTTTGTTAGCTGTTAAAGTGGAAGATAATCCAACATAACTTaattaaaaattacatttttaaaagaaaagaaaaccccaAGATTATTAGctgtttttttctatttctataatgaaataaaaatgaatggggctgcaactaacaatttaTTTCAACATCAATTATTCTGCAGATTCTTTTTTTGATAAATGAATATTGAACAATGCCATTTGCTTTCAAAATGACATCttcagacttcttttttttaatcgaACATCAGTGCAAAACCCCCCAAATTTACAGTTAACctattttcagtttcatttgttACACTAtaaagcagaaaatcctcacattCAAGAAGCTGGAAATaggtattgtttttaatttcttaaaaaaaaaatgagttGAATCGGttgacaatttattttcttccttgaCAATCAgtctgacaaaaaaataaaattatattttttatatatatatatatatatatatatatatatatatatatatatatatatatatatatacagtttaaacATACtttcacatatactgtaaatatttacattatgttCACTTTGCTAAGTACAATATAACAGAACATATttctaatatatttattataggtacaagtatttataatatatataaattataagtACAAGGAATGGTTGAAATTCATAGATATAACTATTCCTATGATCTGCCACGTAAATAAAACCTCTGtcacttcatcattttgtgTAGGTGTTCTCATAAGTCAACTGATTCTCCACTGATTTTccgtgtttttatttctcaagGTAGACCGGGTCACTCATCCGCTGCATATCCGATCCGGTCCTCCCACCGAGTTTTGGCTTCTGACCTCGCTCACCATCAGTGCCTGTGCGTCCAGACTCAGCTTTCATCTTTACCCCTCGTTAACCTGTAGTTTCAGTCCATCTCATCCATAAcagcctctgtctctgtcaatgGCTGGGCGCGGTGGAGGACCCACCAGGCCAAATGGTGCCACAGCAGCAAACAAAATCTGCCAATTCAAACTGGTGCTGCTGGGGGAGTCAGCGGTGGGCAAGTCCAGCTTAGTGCTGCGCTTTGTCAAAGGCCAGTTTCATGATTTCCAGGAGAGTACCATTGGAGGTAAgagatgaaaacatttctgcacTTTTGAAGGAGTGGATTTTATTCAAAAGGGGCTTTGGGTGTCTCCAGTAGGAagattgtgttgtgtgtacgTAAGTGATGAATATTGTTTGAAATGAATGCAATACAATAtctcagaaatgtaaacatagtatgaagacattttaatttctggAAATAACccgacattttaaaatgttaacacCAGCATCTGTTCAAGAACTTTGCCATAATGCATGtaagtaaaatgtatatttacatcAGGAACTATTTTATCAAATACTAAAAGAGTCTAGGCTTTAATTACTACTCTAGACTTTAATATTGAAAAGAAAATTGTACAAAATTTAAGAAATCTCCAATTGTAATCTTGATAAATGGCTTTGCAGCAAATAGTTGAACAAGTGGCTTGTGTGGAAAAAGTTCTCTTAACTTAAAGGCTCTCCTACTAGCTTATTttggagctttcaaccacatgtGGACTTTCGAGTTGGCATTATATTGTCACAGTTTCTAATGTCAAGATTGAACTCGGATGCTTAGAAGAAGTGGCATGTTTCATTGAATAATCTGAATCAAATTCCACAGTAATTATTTTGgggtatgagtgtgtgtgtgagagcctTTAAGCACTTACATGCTGCATGGGGTGGAAAGGTCATTCCACTGATCTCCATTGTCCCGCTCTGCTCAGCCGCCTTCCTCACTCAGACCGTCTGTCTGGACGACACCACTGTGAAGTTTGAGATCTGGGACACGGCAGGTCAAGAGCGCTACCACAGCCTGGCTCCAATGTACTACAGAGGCGCTCAGGCGGCCATCGTGGTCTACGACATCACCAACACAGTAGGTTTCTTCTGCAGGGAAACAATCGGGAACAGAATCAGTCGGTAGCAACatgatgaacatgaatgagttgTTACTTGAGCAGTTTGTGTCGGtacttttagttttactttacttttatgttcttgagggctgcaactaacgattattttcattattgattaatctgccgaaTATTTTCTTGATGAATCGTTCGgtttataaaatgaaaaatatccaTATtcaagaggctgaaaacagcattttctgtcatttttgcatCGTTAAAACTCTTAAAGACTCTTGTTACCAAaagtgacaataaaaaaaactgctaaTTGTGAATTTTAGAATATCTTATGGAGGTGTACTGGGTTCTTTTGGAGGCAGTGTTAGGGAGTAGAGCAACACACtaattttattatattacatttagtcTAAAATGATCATTGTTCCACCAAGCTTAAATATAGTTGTCATGTGTGAATATATAGAGCAGTACTAATAAAATTTGTTGCTCAATTAGGATACTTTTGTACGAGCGAAGAACTGGGtgaaggagctgcagagacAAGCCAGTCCCAACATAGTGATCGCTCTGGCTGGAAACAAGGCAGACATCGCAAACAAGCGAGCTGTAGACCTTCAGGTATGACGATGTGCAGCAAAAGGATTTCAGATATTCAAAGCCTTATCCTGAATTTATAATATCATAAAATTGTATTAAACTTGCCAGTGCCGTAAATGTTAAATTGTATCCTCAATATCTAAATGATGTTCTTTAGGAGGCACAAACGTACGCTGAGGACAACAGTCTACTCTTCATGGAGACCTCAGCAAAGACTGCCATGAACGTCAATGAAATTTTTATGGCTATTGGTAAGttgaattacacacacatttcaaaacaagaCAACTGACACAGCTTTCCTGACAGTACTTGAATTGAATAGGTACTGGTTTGATGGTTTGACTTCTAAAAAAGACAGCTGATAAACAATCAAATCAATGTGAAGCCTAGCAGGTGTCGTTAGGGAAGAAGTGTGTACTTGACCGAATGAGTTGTGCGCACAAATGAACAACAATATTGTTTGACGTTAATGTTTAAACATGGTAAAGCTCTGTCAACTAGAGATGGCTCGGTACACTTTTTCATGTCCGATACCGCAACTTCTTTTTTCCCCGATATCCAATCAAGTGATTTTGGCCAGTATTGGATTGGTGCATCCTTACTGTCAAGGATAACATAAAAAGCTGACATATTTCCAGATTGCTTCGtccaaacacaaaagaaaatactttaaacCCAGGTGGTGAACaacattaatgtgaaataaattcagcatttgtattttttcccCAGACGTTTCAATGAATAGATTAGTGTAAcctttgttgtttatgttgtaaCTTAAATGAGCTTTATTCAAACATGTGTGATCCTGTCCCTGCAGCAAAGAAGCTACCGAAGAGCGATCCTCAGGGTGGAGCTGGACAAGGGGGGCGGACCAGGACAGGAGTGGATCTACAAGAAGCTGCTCCTCAGAGCCGTAGCAGCCAGTGCTGCGGCGGTGGCGGCGGCAATTAGCAAGTACAAAACAATGAACTTAGTGAGCGAGCCCTGAACATCGTTT contains:
- the LOC115024996 gene encoding ras-related protein Rab-5C-like — its product is MAGRGGGPTRPNGATAANKICQFKLVLLGESAVGKSSLVLRFVKGQFHDFQESTIGAAFLTQTVCLDDTTVKFEIWDTAGQERYHSLAPMYYRGAQAAIVVYDITNTDTFVRAKNWVKELQRQASPNIVIALAGNKADIANKRAVDLQEAQTYAEDNSLLFMETSAKTAMNVNEIFMAIAKKLPKSDPQGGAGQGGRTRTGVDLQEAAPQSRSSQCCGGGGGN